AATGTAGTCCACATAACTTTTAAATTCCCATCCTCATTGTTGAGTAACAATAAGGTGTGTCCGAAGATGAATCTTCGGTCCCACCAAAAacactatttatacaaaactagTGTATTATACAGTGAAGAATTTAGAAACAGAAAAATTGTGCAAAAAAATACCCCTAAATTATATAACATTATGGACAACATTGCATGCAAAAAAGGAGTTACATTGTTCTATACAAACTAAAAAGTATCAAAACACGTGTCACTACCTAAATTTATATCTAATGGTGGTTCCTTCTTTGACATTTCCTTATTTGATTCTTTCTCAATGTCGCTCAATTTGGTGAATTCTTCCATCCTTTCCAGAAAGTGATTTGGCCAAGTTTCAGCATCTTGTATGAAATGTGTCGTCCACTCCGATGATGTCTTTGGTATAGGACATCCCAGTTTCAATTATACCTGAACAAAATGTTGTGTTTTTGAAAGTCACCCAATACACATTATGCGTTCAAAGGAATTTTGAGGTGGCCTACTCTGAAGTGGAAAAAATGCTTTAGAGAAATCGTATCTTGTAATATCAATACACACCGTATCATAAGTACTTGCTATTATATGTCCCATTTCAGGGAAACACATCCATTTATCAAATGGTGTCAGACCACTATATTTAATGTCATATCCGGAACAAGTTCATTCTTCTCAGGAAAAAGGCGACATACAAATAGATGAACGATTAGCTTATCATATGAGGCATGATTACATATATTGGAAACCACATTAAATTTCCACGTACCATTCGACTTACGATATCCGTGCAATTTAAATGAAAACTCACATTTTCTCGATCCAGTGTCATCACGTTTCAACTTTCTAATCGGCGGTTGATATGTACCATTTCTTTCGCATTTCATTGTTACAAATGTTTGTCTTTTATCTAAACCATTTTTCGACCTTCCAACACCAAATCCTAATCTCCCGGCCTCCAAGCAGGCCCATTGTAGCACATGTTCACGAACCATAAGCTCTTGTTTATTTGTAAATTGTTCACGAACATCTACCTCGATAACAACCAGTCTAGCACCCATTTTGACATCATTCAGTTTGACATCATCTTTAACATCGTCATTCACTTCATCCAGTTTAACATCCATCATCATAGTGACTTTGAGAAACGTATTCGGGTGCACCATATCTAACACCAACACTAAcagaaaacaaattaaaaaattatcacGAACATCCAGAGATGTAACTCTGAATCACATGAAACTTAGTCTGAATATGTATCTCGGACTCAATGTTCATATTTTTAACTCAAAAAATACATTAATGCAAGGAATGTAAGATGAAATGAATGAAATTCACCTTAAATTCCAGCTTCTTTTGCCTTCTTTGGTGTGATAAAAGtacaataataatattttggtgttgaaaatttgattgagaatgGAAGATTTTTTTAAGAGTTCTGAGAGTAAACTTTCTTTTCAATATGAAGAATAAGAACATGCAAGGTGGTCTTTTATCCAATTTCCCACTAGacatttttggagatgcatctctagaaACATTAGTGAGTTGTTAAATAAATCATCTCAATGAATAAAAACACCATAAATAAGTACAAATAGTGTTACGGAGTTGTATCTCCAGATACACCCCAAATATATTACGGAGATGCATCTTGGAAgtaaattttgacaaaaatggGGTGACTGACTGAGATACTATGAACAATGTGATTTTTGGGTGCGTCTGAAGATGTATCACTGGACGGAGGAAATATATTTTCGAGTTTTCAGAGGTGTGAGTCATATCCTATAGGGTGGGATGAACATTTTCCAAAATTAGAGTTTGAATTTTGTAAAGGCTTATTTAACCAAATCTTGAAAAATTTGTTACTCGGTAGGGCTAGCTCGTATGGGCCACAAGTAGCCCGTTGGACCCATATACctaatatttttaaaagttgTACTAATATTTATGTTGTTTCATTCAATAATCACATTAAATTAtcacacttcactaaattttatctcttatATTATATTCACGttaacatttaattatttaacgtTTCACCTTAAAACttgtattttattaatttgtgtTATGTTGGATATTTGTGTGTTATTTTGAACAATTTAAACTTGTATTGTAGTTAAAAATATGttagattattttaaaataataatatagtacataaaaatgtattatttttggaatcaaagcattATATTTCTCACTATCCAAAAAACAGTTGAGTACAAACTGGTCACTAGGATCCAGGCACCTAGAACACTAGATTAAGCATATTTACTAACATGTATGCTAAGATTTCTATGTATACTACATATCACTTTGATATTATGGATGATCCTATCAGTCACTCTAGGTTCCATAGGTTTTCGAGAGAATATCATCTCATTCCTTCCACGCCAAATCTCATAAATTGTCTTTGCTAAAGCCATCTTCAATATTTGTCATGTAAACCTTTCTTCTTGGTTTCTTTAGTAACTCAAACCACTTCTTTAGTCTAATCATTGGGGCATCTAGTAATCTTCAGCCACTTGAGAACTTTCTGCCATATGTTGTTTGGTTTCCTGCACTAAAAAAATGCTTCATGGTCTCATCTTGATCACAAAAACAACATTTTCGATCCATGATGATACCAAACTTTGTCAACCTACCTTTTGTAGTTAGTTTCTCCATAAGTGTCATCCACAAAATGTAGGTAGCTCTAGGCCTATCATGGTTATTAAACAAGATTCTCTTCCAATCAACTTGCATACTGTCTCCCCGCATGTTTTGTATATAATCTCAGTTTTGTATAATCTTTTTTCCATAGCTTCAGTCCAATAGCTGGTGTTGCTCACTTGGTCTCTAGACTTAATAATTTTCTTCAAGATCCAATAACTGTTTGTTGATACTTGCCACTACAATATGTCACAACCTTTAAGGTAATATGTGTTTAGCCAACGTATCCACAACTTGTCAGCCTTGACAAGAATGTTTCAAAACAGCTTTCCTATTGTCTCCTTATTCTAAATCTACTAAGATCTGATAATTAGCCCACCTGCAAATATATGGGATTGGCTGTATGAGGGAATATGGTTATAGACGCATAATTGTTTTCCCGATCGAAAGAAATCAATGTTGGTGTCacatgaaataatttttttaaaccatccaTGATTATATTCCTTATTTCATATTCGGTAAAAAAAAAATGAGAAGTGTAATTCCATTTGTTCTAGACTATCCCAAATGTCAGAATTGGCCCAATCCACTCATAACTTGGAAAACGACCCAATAAGCATAAGACCCACTCATTAGGGAAAAGCAAGGGACACATGTGCGTCCTGCTCCCCTACCGAGCACACATGCTCGATAGCTCCTTCACAATAAAGAACCATCTGAGCATGTCAACGCTCTCCTCCTCGCCAACGGCTAGTTTACACAGCCCGGACAAACGAGGACTTACCTAACCATCACCCACCTTTTGGACCCTAGAATCGCTCCTGGCCCAAAATATTGGACCCAATAGTTAACTCTAAggagaacatatatatataagtatCCCTCTCCACCTAAAAGGCAAGGTAATTGAAACTCTCTCCCAAAATCCTATACTTTCTGTTGTACCATTGCTCTCTTTCTTACTTTGgtatcggagtgccttgcaggtacaaccctttttttctcaaccatcacCGAAGATTACGCCGTTGTTACTGGCCCACCTGTTCTAACTCTCCAAGATTACCATCGAAACATGTAAAATGGTTTGTTAATTTAAACATAGCATTAATTATATTGAACTACAATAAACAAAAGACTCTTCAGAAGGTGTCAAAATTCAATACAAAAAAGTGattgaaaagttaaaaaataaCTTAGAGACAACTAAATTTTATAGCAAAAAAACACACTTCCACATAAACAACCCAACAACTTGTAGCAAAATTTGAATTTAACTTTGTAACACCTGAGATAAATTCCTCTTTAAAGTAACATACATGAATCTTGAAAACCTTCAGATTCTGAAAAACAATACATCACCAATGCGAAGGTTCTTTTTCTTGGTGAATTCATATCAACCCCTTCCAATGAACTTTTCATTTTTGTCTCTTTTAAGATTGTTCCTTTTAGCTTTATGAATAATGCACTTGTAAAATTGATCAACTTCTACATTAATCAGTTTCATCTCCTTCAGTCTAAGCCTGAGACATTTATTAATTTTACATATAGGGAAGTGCTGCAAAACATCGATAAAAACAATTCATTTAGCTATTAATGAATAGATTGAAAAAACATAAATTGCATCAGGTAAGATTGGTTCAATAATGTAGTACCAACACACTTGTTGTGGTTGTTTTTGGAATAGTTACTCAAGTTTCCCAAAGAAATTGATTTTTTCCAGCAATCCCACCTTCGTGCATTTTGTTCACAACAGGACTTACCTCACCAGTCTCCCTCACAACATAatattccttttttctttcttcctgATTTTAACTCATAATTTAGCATAAAATCAACATCAAACAGTAGCAATTACCATACATCAATTTAGGGAGGTTTCTAGAGCCATCTCTAAATCCAAAAACTCTATAAAACTCCATTAATGGAGGAAATAAaagggaagaagaagagagtAAGGACTCCTCTCTATCCTCTATGTAATTAAAACACTCATAAGTGAATCAATTCCCCTATCTCAGCTTTTCTGCAACAACAAGCTCTAACAATGGTGATCCTCTCTTTCACGTTTCTGACTTTTCCAGCTTTCTATAACTCCCACAATTTAACCTAATTTCTTTTTATTGTAAATTTATACTAACGTTATTAAAATAAATTcgaggtgttacaactctcccccaattAAAGGATTTTTGCCTTCAAAAATTACCTGAAGGAAATAGAGTCGAATAAGCCTCTCTtatctgactctccagctcccactTCATGCTTCCTCCAATAGGTCCTCCCCAAACTACCTTCACCAAAGCGATATCTTTACCTCTCAAGTGTTTTAACTTCTTGATCCTCTACCCTCAAGGGTGATGCCTCAACAGTCAAtttatctctcacttgcacatcatccatttgaatcacatgagatggatcaggaATAtacctcctcaactgagacacatgaaaaataCTATGTAGGTTCAAAAGAGACGGTGCTAAGGCAACTCAGCAGGCAACTTCTCCAACTCTATGGAATCTGATAAGGTCCAATAAAATGCGGCATAAGCTTCCTTGACTTTGATGTAGTACCAACACCTGTCACTGGAGTGACTCTCATAAATACATGATcaccctcttgaaactcaagagcTTTCCTccgcttatcatgataactcttctgcctactaTGTGAAGttctcatcttctcttgaatcatctttgAAATACGGGCACTTACACAACATATGTCAAGCCAAGTGTCCTAACAACACAATGTCAAGACATGTGTTATAACATCTCTCCTAATCTAGAAACTAAatgcagaatgataaataacacactaaattgttaacccagttcagtgcaacaatacctaatctgggggctaccaagccaggaaggaaattcactattagtagtactagtttaaagcctaaacagtctcagtttacaacttctctccTAATCCCTATCtaatgcaacttctacctagaaatcaacatctagatatgagaaatcgacaTCCCACTTTCAATCACCATGGTGATAAAACAATCACACACCCCGTGACTAGAGGAACCAATATAGAAAGATCACACTttcaaataaacaatacttagtcaagaaccttaactaagaacaatacttaatcttgcttaaaagctttgatcaagaacaatactcaactttttttcttaaaagcttcaagagtgagaacacgCATCCACCTCAATGTATGAGAAGATACATAAGTGACACAAAGAACAAAACACACGAAGAACTTGAACTCCCCTCAAAACCTAAACCCTTATTGCACCCATGTTTTCCCATTTTGAATGTTTACAAAACTAGGTTTCCCAAGTTCTTATTTATAGACTATTGCAGTATGGGCTTGGACTCTGAAATAAATACAATCTTCCTCCTTTCTGAAACAGCTGCAAGATTTTCACacaaaataggaacaaatcaaatcaaatcaaatcttagcTTTCTAAAAGAAATCTCAAAGTTCTTTTTTAAAAAACCAATACAAATCTGCATTTGTCCTAAACATTCCTTGATTGCATGCGCTTGTAATCAGTATATGAATATTCcagattctcatatttttcaatcaaatctttcaaggaTTAAAAACCAATATGAACTATTAGGATATTCTGGTGTAGGATGTCACAACATCTTGCAGAACATCTGTCAAAACACTCAACAATTGAACCTGTTATGACAGTAGgacaagatgtttcaacatcttgctcaacatcagttaagaaccatgttttaacAAAATTACGCCAATCACAAAAACCATGGAacaaacaatctccccctttgacaagttttggctaaaacaaccaaaacacagttAAGTTCTAGAGATAAATCACATTTACATGAAAGCATATAAATTTACATCAAAATGCAAAGATATATCTAAGATGCACAACAGTTACACAAAGGTCTTCTTCTTCAAAGCTCTTTGGAGCTTGTACGAATAGACAGATCCATTACTCCCCTGTCATACAGAACCAATATGGAAGTTCATGAGCCTCAAGCGAGCTTTGAAGCTCCTCCTTGCTCAGTGACGAAAGGTCCTTCGATTCTTCGATTTCCACTACAATGTTGTCGAATCTTGACGTTAAGATTTTAGAtggacaagtggtgtgtctctcacaaaggtgtgttACTCAAAAAAATgtcccacaaaagtaagaatgctcctcgctcgacccTTCCCCGATTGTTGCGccaacaaatggtatcatgagcatttggttcgagaaagggacTGACTTACTTGTATGGAAAACTTAGCGGCGCCACAGGGTGGTGAGTAAGAAACATTCCGCGTCGACAGCGCCACAAAGGTGGTGAGTAAGAAACGTTACGTGCAGTACAAGTTTATGTGGAAGAAAGAGCTTCCACTTGAAGGGGAGCCttgtagactcacacttgagggagaGTGTTGAGAATATATCAAGTGTGAGTAGTGTGGGTTAATCTCACATTGGATAGGAATGTGGTGACTGtaacatttataagtgggagaacccactcacatatcaccttaaggttttaggtggacaaaTGGTGCGTCTCCCACAAAGATGTGTTGCTTAAAAGAATCTCCCACAAAAATAAAAATGCTCAACGTTCGATCCTCCCTGATTGTTGCGCCAACATAAAGTACACTTATTTAAATCAACTTAACACATTAATTTTACTAAGTCATCCAcccaatatttttttttcttctttgaagAAAAGtacattgttttgaaaaagaagaaaatggaaaaaaaaattacTATCTCAGACAAAAAAAATGAACACCTCAAAAAATTAGCAACATGATTTATAATTGAAGCACAACAAATGAAAAGGCAAAAAATTAGCAACATGATTTATAATTGAAGCACAACAAATGAAAAGGCAAGACATTGAAAAGAGAAGATGAACATAAATTATAAATcctaaaagataaataaaaatgtagGAGGTTTTTATGGATTTGGATCCTCTCCAATTTTTATGGTTCAACCATCCCTCCATTTTTAATCTAATGGTTGATATATCCACATCATAAAGTAATGGTTCATAAGAGACAAATAAATAAAGTGAATGAATGGTTAAGATTTTGAGCATGATAGAAACAtgagagaaagagaatgagagGATCCATATCCGACTTTTATATAAAAAGGAAATCATTATACAGATAGATGGGTTACATAAAAAGGAAATCATTATTTTTATATCTGATACTAATAGATTACTGGATATGGATCATATGTGGTGGCTGAACAGTCATGCTCAATCCATACCAGTTATTTTAGTCTAGCATATGCAATCAATGGTCCATTAATTAATATACAGACGAAGACCGGGACACCATGAGAAACATGAGAGAGGGGGTCGCATAAATAACAGTATGGAAACACACCCTATAAActaataaagtaaataaattcaATAATGGTCTAAAGAAGTGGCCACATTTAATTTTATAGAGTGCATTGAATATGATTATTCCACTTTTGAGAACCTCTAagaagtttaaaaaataaataaatagcactGTACTAGTTAGTAGTAGTTTCATTAAACGGTGCTCCACACAAACATAAATGTAAAACTATCTTTCAACCAAAATTGACCTATCAACCTTACATCACATTATTCATACATCTAGCTCCCACTTGATTTTTTTTGACATATATGCATAAACACACTGCTGTCACCGGCCACACCACACGAGTTTCCACTGGCACCAGCTATAAACCATATCTTCACATTAATTTCCacatgaaaagaaagatgtaaaaCTTTGAAAATATATCTCATTTTTTCAACCTAACCTTTAACCACCACTACTAGGCCTGTCATTATCATAATTTCcttatcatcaacaacaacatgcataacacattaataattattaacaGTCACACACCAACTCGTGAACCACGCTAGATTTTCTCAACAACCAACAAAATtatccaacaaaaaaaaaaatacattttattaatatatcaagagtttaGATTTTACAAAAATTTTGATGCACACAAGAGAGGAAGGACAAATTTCCAGACACTAAAACAGCCTGGACATATTTCTAAGACCAAAAACAAAAACCAACAAATTGGTGGAAATggaatattaaacaaaaaaacatatgTGAACAAAAGAAAATGCATGTACCTATAAATAATATTGaagtaaaaaacaaaacaaaaaagtaaaGGGCCCTCTTAATATTCATTGGTTGAATGAatcatttcaattttcatttGAGTTTTCTGGTCCCTGCTGCTGCAGCTGATTTGTCGTCTTTATCAGGAACAAATCTTGGAAGGTTTAATAATGTGTTGACACGCGATACACCTTCGAGAGCAGACCACTCTTTTTCTGTCTCAGCTTCTATCTCTatctcttcctcttcctcattgttgttattattattgatttCTCTGCATGTTCCTGATCTTACTAGAGCATTAGGTTCAGAAACATCTTCGTTGTCACCGTTGTCGCTGACTTGAATTCCTGAACTTCGAGGATGCTCTTTGGAATTGTTTGCATTAGAAGCAGTGGAGATTTTTTGCATGCCTGGGTCTAGAAAGAGACAAATCACAGCACAATCGTCAACTTTTGAAGTTGGATATTTGTATCTCCATGCTCTAACTGCTGACTCAACCAGTGATCTAGCTGCTGTTGCACGCCGTGGTGCAGCTGCTATTATGTCTACCACTTCCTTGTTTGATAGCACATCCCAAATCTGGACATATACAATCACACACATATACTTGAGATggatagaagaaaaaaataactaAAACAAAAAAAGTAGTAACATATGATGATAACAAAGCATAGGACCCGTTTGGTTGACATTTTGTTCTCTATcatattttcaattttaattacacaatgtcactttgttttaactttGTTTCATATTTTTAAAGTTTTAACAGAAAAAAATGAGaacatctttttcttctttctgttttcattATTTTGCGTGCGAATCTTTAAGAAAGGAAAGAAAGTGACATTTTTGTAATTACAACTGGAAACAAGAAATGATAACAAAAAACTTTTTTCTAAAGGAAATGGGGTCTTAATAAACtagatggttgaattcaagtggCTAATGAGTTTCAATATTCAACTCAGAACGAGTATATCGGAATACCCAAGATTTGAATCTTCACCAAAACATTCTTTGGCTAGACTTTATTTCTCTTGGTAATCAAATGGTTAACACCAAAAAAACAGGTTCTTAATAGAGGCAAGTGCAAGTATTACTATACTAGAATAGTAGTCAGGTATCATACCCCATCGGTTGCCATGACAACAAATTCATCCTTCTCAGTGAGTCTTCTGTGTGACACATCTGGAACAGATATTAGTCCAAAATCTTTCAGACAAAAATCTCCAAAAGCCCTTGCCATGGCAAGGCCAGGGGAATCATTGTTCGGCAGCCAGACTCGACAAACATCAGGTTCATCACGAAGAGCAAAAACACGTCCTCTACATTTGCGAATTCTCTCTGCTTCAGCTGTAAAAGATTAAGAAAAATGTGAGGCAAGACTTATAGACAACATATGCACGCAAAAATATCTATTGTCCCTTTTAAGCCTTCCCTAATATAATTCATGCCGATTTGTTATTCAAAAGAGTATATATAAAATATACGTATTCTATGTCAGCATCTACATGGACCATTCATAATTTCCAACAAGCGCATATATTTACACATAATAAAAAAACATGCGAAGATGTTTGACAGTCTGATGCCACTGTTGAACAAAGTAGGCAAGAACTGTACCTGGAAGATTAGGTTTTAAATCCACAGTTAACTGGACTGCAGCAAGAGAACCATCTTTCTCCCTTGTACCCAACACAGCTCTAGAGTCACCGATATttccaataacaagatcatgacCCTATAGAAAATACAAAATCTTCCATTGTCAGAAATAATTCTTAGCAAACAAATCAATTGCAGATCGCAGAAAATTACTGTTTGTTAATATTTTGTTATGCCACCAATACTTTGAATCAAATAGTGTATTGCAGGACAATAGTGATTTGTTTAAATAGTGCTACATTATAGATAGCACTGCAATGGACGCTATTTCACAACACTGAATGCGAGAGAATCACTAGTTTTCCATCGATTTACAAGTCAATACCTGCTTAACCAAAGTTACTGCTGTTGTCCCACTACAGAAGCAATCAATAGTTTGGTGCGTCTTCAATTCTCTATCCATAACTTTGAAAGCCTTTAAAAAGGATTCTTTAAGTGTTTGAAAGATTTCCGGGAATTTTTCCATTTCCTCAGCATCAACGGATACCCTGGATTCCTCATCAGCAGATATAAATGCTGTATCTTCTGAGTTTGCGCTTCCTGTAGCATTATTGCTAATCTCCTTGAGGACTTCCCCACCAGACACACTAAGTTCCCAATGAGTATTCAGTTTTAGAGGAAGAGAATCCCTCACTCTTTTTGCAACCATGTGACCATATGGACCATGGCCATCAAAAACTCCGCAGAAAATTGTATCTTCTCTAGAACAAAAGTTCTGCAATATATGATAAACAAATGGCAAGTATCAGCAATTGGAATCATCAAAACATAGCTAACAAAGTGCGACAATATATAGACATCCAAACATT
The Vicia villosa cultivar HV-30 ecotype Madison, WI linkage group LG6, Vvil1.0, whole genome shotgun sequence genome window above contains:
- the LOC131614479 gene encoding uncharacterized protein LOC131614479, encoding MVHPNTFLKVTMMMDVKLDEVNDDVKDDVKLNDVKMGARLVVIEVDVREQFTNKQELMVREHVLQWACLEAGRLGFGVGRSKNGLDKRQTFVTMKCERNGTYQPPIRKLKRDDTGSRKCEFSFKLHGYRKSNGTWKFNVVSNICNHASYDKLIVHLFVCRLFPEKNELVPDMTLNIVV
- the LOC131609695 gene encoding probable protein phosphatase 2C 33; the encoded protein is MGSCFSAESRSPHPSSPSSSSFRKSRRNSKKKHGSRGSSVEYWRNEPLHKIPDRVFLNGSSEFASLFTQQGKKGTNQDAMVVWENFCSREDTIFCGVFDGHGPYGHMVAKRVRDSLPLKLNTHWELSVSGGEVLKEISNNATGSANSEDTAFISADEESRVSVDAEEMEKFPEIFQTLKESFLKAFKVMDRELKTHQTIDCFCSGTTAVTLVKQGHDLVIGNIGDSRAVLGTREKDGSLAAVQLTVDLKPNLPAEAERIRKCRGRVFALRDEPDVCRVWLPNNDSPGLAMARAFGDFCLKDFGLISVPDVSHRRLTEKDEFVVMATDGIWDVLSNKEVVDIIAAAPRRATAARSLVESAVRAWRYKYPTSKVDDCAVICLFLDPGMQKISTASNANNSKEHPRSSGIQVSDNGDNEDVSEPNALVRSGTCREINNNNNNEEEEEIEIEAETEKEWSALEGVSRVNTLLNLPRFVPDKDDKSAAAAGTRKLK